Genomic DNA from Peribacillus simplex:
CACCTTCCGCTCCAATCCACTTTGTTATTAAATTTAGATAGAAACCATACCTGGGAGTTGAAGGAGTTGCTTTGGGTCAGTTGGTTCAGGAACATCATTTGATGAAAGGTACATTTTCCGGACCCCTTGTGTCTGCAAAAAAAAGCTGAGGCATAATGCCTCAGCTTTTTTATATATTAGAAGTTGGATGAAATGGATTTTTGATTGGATAATCCTGATTTTTTAACGATTTCATCACTTTCTTTTTCATTTTTATCATTATCGGATTTCAATGATTGTGATGGTGTTTCTTTCAGCTGTTTACCGGCAACGACCACTTTTGAACTGATGTCTTTCAATTCACTTGTTGCGTCTTTAGCTGTACCAAGGGCATCAGTGGAGATATCCTTTACTTCGGATACTTTATCCACCACGTCTTCATTAACGGTTTCATATAGTGTTTCAACGTCATTGATTGCCTCTTTAATCGTCTCCGTTGCCCCTTTGACTCCTGATACCATCTGATCCTTCATTTCGCTGGGATTTTCCTTGACCTGTTCAATCATATTCATGGAGTTGTCTTTTAAAAGGACGGC
This window encodes:
- a CDS encoding YtxH domain-containing protein, which codes for MTQSTIENQSTIETQPNSKLLKGILIGGLVGGALTLLDSNTRSKVKRSAVLLKDNSMNMIEQVKENPSEMKDQMVSGVKGATETIKEAINDVETLYETVNEDVVDKVSEVKDISTDALGTAKDATSELKDISSKVVVAGKQLKETPSQSLKSDNDKNEKESDEIVKKSGLSNQKSISSNF